The DNA window CCTCGCTGCGCGGGCTGCCCTCGGTGCCCGCCCTGGCCGAGCGTATGGGCTTCGACCGCGACATGGGCCTCGTCGAGCTGACCGGCGTGCGCTACCATGCCGACCAGATCACCACCGCCCGCGCCCTGCCCGCGCTGGACCGCGCCAAGGCCAATGGCCGCGACGTGACGGCGGGCGTCTCGATCCATCACCTGACGCTGAACGAATTCGACGTCGGCGATTACCGCACCTTCTTCAAGGTCAAGCCGCCGCTTAGGGCCGAGACCGACCGGGTCGCGCTGGTCGAGGCCGTGGCCTCGGGGCTGATCGACGTGATCTCGTCCATGCACACGCCGCAGGACGAGGAATCCAAGCGTCTTCCCTATGAAGAGGCCGCCTCGGGCGCGGTCGGGCTGGAAACCATCCTGCCGGCGGCGATGCGGCTTTATCATGCCGGGGCGATCACCCTGCCCCAGCTCTGGCGCGCGCTGGCGCTGAACCCCTCGGCGCGGCTCGGCCTGCCGACCGGGCGGCTGACGGCGGGAGCCCCGGCCGATCTGGTGCTGTTCGATCCCGATGCGCCCTTTGTGCTGGACCGCTTCGCGCTGAAATCGAAATCGAAGAACACGCCGTTCGACGGCGCCCGGATGGAAGGCCGCGTGCTCGGCACCTGGGTCGCCGGAACCTGCGTCCACGGCGGAGACTGACCCGATGCCGATGATCGACACCCCCCTCCTGCTGCTGGCGCTTTTCGGGCTCTGCGGCTACCTGCTGGGGGCGGTTCCCTTCGGCATCGTCATGGCGCGGCTCTTCGGGCTGGGCGATCTGAGAAAAATCGGCTCGGGCAATATCGGCGCGACCAATGTGCTGCGCACCGGCAACAGGCTGGCGGCCTTCCTGACGCTGGTGCTCGATGCAGGCAAGGGCGGCATCGCGGTGCTGATCGCGCGGGCGCTGGCGGGCGAGGATGCGGCCCAGATCGCGGGCGGCGCGGCCTTCCTGGGCCATCTCTTCCCGGTCTATCTGGGCTTTCGAGGCGGCAAGGGGGTCGCGACCTTCCTCGGCACGCTCCTGGCGCTGGCCTGGCCGGTCGGGCTTGCCGCCTGTGCCACCTGGGCGGCCTTTGCGGCCGCCTTCCGCTATTCCTCGCTTTCGGCGCTGGCCGCCGCGGCGCTGGCGCCGGTCTGGGCGATCCTGCTGGGCCGGAGCGAAACCGTGCTGCTGGGGGCGGTGCTGGCGGTGCTGATCTTCATCCGCCACCACGCCAACATCCGCCGCCTGCTGACCGGAACCGAGCCGAAGATCGGCCGCAAGACCGGCTGAGGCCCCGCCTAAGCGCCGGGCCTCTTCCCCTAGGCTCAGACCTGTTCCAGCTCGATAAGCGTGCCGTTGAAATCCTTGGGATGCAGGAACAGCACCGGCTTGCCATGGGCTCCGATCTTCGGCTCGCCCGAGCCAAGCACCCGCGCGCCCTGCGCCTTCAGCCGGTCGCGGGCGGCGAGGATATCCTCGACCTCGTAGCAGATATGGTGAATGCCACCCGAGGGGTTCTTGTCGAGAAACCCCTTGATCGGGCTCGCCTCGCCCAGCGGGGAAAGCAGCTCGATCTTAGTATTGGGCAGCTCGATGAAGACCACGGTCACGCCGTGATCGGGTTCGTCCTGCGGCGCGCCGACCTTTGCTCCCAGCGTTTCGGCATATTGCGCCGCGGCGGCTTGCAGATCCGGCACGGCGATGGCGACATGGTTGAGACGGCCGATCATCCCTGATCCTCCTGATGATGTTCGCCCGGGTTATCCGGTCTGCCGTCCCGCGACGCAAGACCCGCCTCGGGACCGGATGCAAGCGCGGGGTCGCGGGCCGCGAGGATCGGGCGGGTCAGCTCTGACAGCGGGACGATCTGTCGCCCCCCGGCATCGAAATTCGCCGGGTCGAGCCAGGTCTCGTAGGCCGCCTTCAGCGCCGGCCATTCGGCATCGATGGCGGCGAACCAGGCGGTATCGCGGTTGCGCCCCTTCACCACCGCGGCCTGACGGAAGACGCCCTCATGGCTCAGCCCGTAGCGTTCGGCCGCCCGGCGCGAGGCCCGGTTCAGCGCGTCGCATTTCCATTCGAGCCGCCGGTAGCCCAGCGCGAAGGCCTGCCCGATCAGCAGCGTCACCGCCTCGGTCGCGGCCGGGCACCGTTGCAGCGGCGCCGAGAAATTCACATGGCCGATCTCGATCGAGCCGGCCCCGGGCGCGATCCTGAGATAGCTGAGCACGCCCAGCGCCCGGCCCGAGACCGCCTCGCGCACCGCGAAGAACAGCGGATCCGGGCCCGAGGCGTCCCACGCGATCCAGTCGGCCAGCGCCGCTTCGTCCGGGAACGGGCCATAGGGCAGATAGGTCCAGATCGAGGCATCGAGCAGATGGGCGGCACGGAGCTCGGCCGCATGGTCGCGTCTCAGAGGCTCGAGCCGGCAATAGCGCCCGGCAAGGCTGTCGCGGCCGGGGCGGGGCGGTGGCCTCCAGCCGGGAAGCGGCGCGCCGAGGGGCAAATCCGGGGGCAGATCCGGGGGCATTGCGGGCTCCTTTTCCGTTCTGGACCGATCCATGGCCCGATCATGGTCCGGTCATGGTCCCGTTCGATTAAGGCAGGCGCCGGCCGCATTTGTCCATCGCCCATCTGCCCCGGCCTGCCGCCTGCAGCACAGAAAAACCGGTCCGACGGTCGAGACCGGTGCGCATCTGCCCTTGCCCCAAACGCAGCAAAGCGCCGGGCAGGCCCGACCGGCCCGCCCGAGACCATATCCGGCAGGTGACATGCCTCCGCCGCCCGCTGTGAACAGCACCCGGCCGGAAAGCTGCCACGGTGGCGAGAAGTTGGGGGCGAGAAGTCGGAGGCGAGAAGTGGGGAGCGTGAAATCCGGCCCAGTAAAGGCGCGCCGCAGTCCGCCGGGGGACCGTTTCATGCCCTTGTCCGGCACCTGGCTCCACGCCTTCGGCTGCGCTCTCATGCCCCGGCTTTCCTTCGCGAGGGCCGCATCGAAGCGACGGGCATGGCGGTCGCACGCCCCTCCGCCGGGTCATTCTCTGCAATCCTGAGGATCGCTGCGCTCTGGCCCCCTTGCCCGTCCCCTGCGCGCCCGCATCATGCGGCAAACTGGCAGTCCTCCCCTCCTGCCGGGACATCCCGTCAGCGAAATCTGTCAGACCGGCGCCTTCCCGAGGCCGGTGGCCATAGCGCCTGGGCTGCGCCCCGGACCATCGGTCTGTGCGCATGTCGATCCTTTGCGAGCGGACAGGACAGGCGCGTGCGGCCCCCGGCAGGCGGCGCCCGCCCCCGCAATCGGGCATGGCGCCGCGCCCGCCGCAGGCAGCACGGCCCCGCCGCCCGGATGCCCGCCTCCGGAGGCCTCTCGCCGATCCCGATACAGAGACCGTGAAGCCCGGCCGGGGCGCCCGGACAGATGCGGCGACAGAGCGTCTGGACAGGCCCGGCGTTTCCCGCTAAAGGCGCAGGTCATGACCCGTTGCGTTCATATCTCCCTGCGCCGACGCCGCCGCCGTCTCTGAGCCGGCCGCCTCCGCTTGCGCCCACGCGACATCCCGACCCTTCCCCTCCGTGCCCTGGCACCTTTCCGAAGACAATTGACACGTTCTGTCGCCCGAGGCACCCATAAGGCCTCTTTTCCGAAGGATTTCCCAGATGGTTCCGTCCGTCCTGCCGATCTATAACCGCGCGCCGCTCAGCTTCGAGACCGGCGAAGGCTCCTGGCTTGT is part of the Rhodovulum sp. MB263 genome and encodes:
- the pyrC gene encoding dihydroorotase — encoded protein: MRTVFSNARLIDPEAGTDRVGWLLSGGGTILDKGHDAAPDCDRVIDCKGACLAPGIVDIGVKVCEPGERHKESFRSAGLAAAAGGVTTMVIRPDTLPAIDTPEVLEFVSRRAREVSPVRIKPMAALTKGREGREMVEIGFLLDAGAVAFTDGDHVVTDSKVLSRAMSYARSLGALVMAHPQDPGLSAGAAATSGKFASLRGLPSVPALAERMGFDRDMGLVELTGVRYHADQITTARALPALDRAKANGRDVTAGVSIHHLTLNEFDVGDYRTFFKVKPPLRAETDRVALVEAVASGLIDVISSMHTPQDEESKRLPYEEAASGAVGLETILPAAMRLYHAGAITLPQLWRALALNPSARLGLPTGRLTAGAPADLVLFDPDAPFVLDRFALKSKSKNTPFDGARMEGRVLGTWVAGTCVHGGD
- a CDS encoding GNAT family N-acetyltransferase codes for the protein MPPDLPPDLPLGAPLPGWRPPPRPGRDSLAGRYCRLEPLRRDHAAELRAAHLLDASIWTYLPYGPFPDEAALADWIAWDASGPDPLFFAVREAVSGRALGVLSYLRIAPGAGSIEIGHVNFSAPLQRCPAATEAVTLLIGQAFALGYRRLEWKCDALNRASRRAAERYGLSHEGVFRQAAVVKGRNRDTAWFAAIDAEWPALKAAYETWLDPANFDAGGRQIVPLSELTRPILAARDPALASGPEAGLASRDGRPDNPGEHHQEDQG
- the mce gene encoding methylmalonyl-CoA epimerase; protein product: MIGRLNHVAIAVPDLQAAAAQYAETLGAKVGAPQDEPDHGVTVVFIELPNTKIELLSPLGEASPIKGFLDKNPSGGIHHICYEVEDILAARDRLKAQGARVLGSGEPKIGAHGKPVLFLHPKDFNGTLIELEQV
- the plsY gene encoding glycerol-3-phosphate 1-O-acyltransferase PlsY — protein: MPMIDTPLLLLALFGLCGYLLGAVPFGIVMARLFGLGDLRKIGSGNIGATNVLRTGNRLAAFLTLVLDAGKGGIAVLIARALAGEDAAQIAGGAAFLGHLFPVYLGFRGGKGVATFLGTLLALAWPVGLAACATWAAFAAAFRYSSLSALAAAALAPVWAILLGRSETVLLGAVLAVLIFIRHHANIRRLLTGTEPKIGRKTG